A single genomic interval of Eurosta solidaginis isolate ZX-2024a chromosome 3, ASM4086904v1, whole genome shotgun sequence harbors:
- the LOC137243772 gene encoding uncharacterized protein translates to CKQYILRKLVIVVRNYLAHGIPLKKLAWSCKIGRTTVRQIVLEKCEAIWQTLSPIYLSKPTQHQYKDITSDFAQMWDMPNCVGTIEGKHVAIKCPARSGSMFFNYKKFFSILLLAACDAKYTFTAVSVGAYGSQSDGGVFHATKFGEDLLESRLPLPPDVPLPSTSQPVPHYFVGDCAFPLKNNLMKPYPGSNTTREQRIFNYRLSRARRVIENAFGILTARWIVLKATMDFYPENAEKIVLACLVLQNFIMMHDTQRWYCPQNFTNGEWRNELANCGGPLHNVQTFRRRGPTSAYELREHLKNYFNNDGAVPFQDHVE, encoded by the exons tgtaaacaatacATTTTGAGGAAATTAGTAATTGTGGTGCGAAAT tactTAGCACATGGCATTCCTCTCAAGAAATTAGCTTGGAGCTGCAAAATTGGTAGGACCACAGTGAGACAAATTGTGTTGGAAAAATGCGAAGCCATATGGCAAACGCTGTCGCCAATATATTTGAGTAAAC ctacgcAACACCAATATAAAGACATTACAAGTGATTTCGCGCAGATGTGGGATATGCCGAATTGTGTAGGTACTATAGAGGGAAAACACGTTGCAATAAAATGCCCTGCAAGATCGGGATCAATGTTTTTCAACTACAAAAAGTTTTTCAGCATCTTGTTGCTAGCGGCATGTGACGCAAAATATACATTTACAGCTGTAAGTGTAGGAGCCTATGGCAGCCAAAGCGATGGAGGTGTATTTCATGCAACAAAGTTTGGCGAAGATCTTTTAGAGAGCCGATTGCCACTGCCTCCTGACGTTCCTCTACCCTCAACATCGCAGCCTGTTCCCCATTATTTTGTTGGAGATTGTGCTTTCCCTTTAAAAAACAATCTaatgaagccatatccaggttcAAACACCACCAGAGAGCAACGAATTTTTAATTACAGATTGTCGCGAGCTCGGCGTGTCATTGAAAACGCATTTGGAATTTTGACTGCAAGGTGGATAGTGCTCAAAGCAACCATGGATTTTTACCCGGAAAACGCCGAAAAAATTGTTCTAGCATGTTTGGTCCTACAAAACTTTATAATGATGCACGATACGCAACGGTGGTATTGCCCACAGAATTTCACTAATGGAGAATGGCGAAACGAACTAGCTAATTGTGGAGGTCCATTGCACAACGTACAAACCTTCAGACGAAGAGGTCCAACCAGTGCTTATGAGCTGCGGGAGCATctgaaaaattatttcaataacgATGGTGCAGTACCATTTCAGGATCACGTAGAATAA